A region from the Sphingopyxis lindanitolerans genome encodes:
- a CDS encoding DsbA family oxidoreductase, with the protein MPRLSIDIVSDVMCPWCIIGWLKFEKVIAHFAGRLDFRVQWHPFELNPDMPPDGEDAASHVMRKYGVSAEQSRANSGRMAGIAADLGFTFNRGPAFRMRNSFDAHRLLNWAGALEEPEQVAATGVQTALKLALFRAHFTDNRDVSDHRALAEIAASVGLDRDRAAAILAGDDYGEMVRTEEAYWADQNVTGVPAFILGGRMLIPGAQDPEVFIRVIETKVLAAAA; encoded by the coding sequence ATGCCGCGCCTTTCGATCGACATCGTCTCCGACGTGATGTGTCCATGGTGCATCATCGGCTGGCTGAAGTTCGAGAAGGTGATCGCGCATTTCGCGGGGCGGCTGGATTTTCGTGTCCAATGGCATCCGTTCGAGCTCAACCCCGATATGCCGCCCGACGGCGAAGATGCCGCAAGCCATGTCATGCGCAAATATGGCGTCAGCGCCGAACAGAGCCGGGCGAACAGCGGCAGGATGGCGGGGATCGCGGCGGACCTCGGCTTCACCTTCAATCGCGGACCCGCATTCCGGATGCGCAACAGTTTCGACGCGCACCGCCTACTGAACTGGGCCGGCGCGCTCGAGGAGCCCGAGCAGGTCGCGGCGACGGGTGTGCAGACGGCGCTCAAGCTGGCGCTGTTCCGCGCCCATTTTACCGACAATCGCGATGTGAGCGACCATAGGGCACTCGCCGAGATCGCGGCGTCGGTCGGGCTCGACCGCGACCGCGCGGCGGCCATCCTCGCCGGCGATGATTATGGCGAGATGGTGCGCACCGAGGAAGCCTATTGGGCCGACCAGAATGTAACGGGGGTTCCCGCCTTCATTCTGGGCGGGCGGATGCTCATCCCCGGCGCCCAGGATCCCGAGGTTTTCATCCGCGTGATCGAGACCAAGGTGCTGGCGGCGGCCGCCTGA
- a CDS encoding helix-turn-helix domain-containing protein: MRNFSLSPSTPGIAPLGAVLAGDAGYAGVVGHDFGPASETFGEKLSRLRKARRWTQSDLAQQLGVTEASVCYWEQDRSRPKAARLQSLAALLDTPIAELLGDAPSGRANLGEIVARMRAEIAQIAGTSPSKVKIVIEM; this comes from the coding sequence GTGCGCAATTTCTCTCTATCTCCTTCGACGCCGGGCATCGCCCCGCTCGGCGCGGTGCTGGCAGGCGACGCAGGCTATGCCGGTGTCGTCGGCCATGATTTCGGCCCGGCGTCCGAGACGTTCGGCGAAAAACTCTCGCGGCTTCGCAAGGCGCGGCGCTGGACGCAGTCCGATCTGGCGCAGCAGCTTGGCGTGACCGAGGCGTCGGTCTGCTATTGGGAGCAGGACCGTTCGCGGCCCAAGGCGGCGCGGCTGCAATCGCTCGCCGCCTTGCTCGACACCCCGATCGCCGAGCTTCTCGGCGATGCGCCCTCCGGCCGTGCCAACCTTGGCGAGATCGTCGCGCGCATGCGCGCCGAAATCGCCCAGATCGCGGGCACCAGCCCGTCGAAGGTGAAAATCGTCATCGAAATGTAG
- the lepA gene encoding translation elongation factor 4, protein MTTPLSHIRNFSIIAHIDHGKSTLADRLIQFTGGLTAREMSAQVLDNMDIEKERGITIKAQTVRLKYTAKDGETYELNLMDTPGHVDFAYEVSRSLAACEGALLVVDAAQGVEAQTLANVYQSIEHDHEIVPVINKIDLPAADVDKVKAEIEDIIGLPADDAVLASAKAGIGIEEALEAIVTRIPPPKGDATAPLVAMLVDSWYDPYLGVVILVRVVDGVLKKGQQIKFMQAGTTHLIDRVGCFTPKREELTEIGAGEIGFITAQIKDVAQARVGDTVTDAKKPAAQALPGFKEVQPVVFCGMFPTDANDFEKLRESIQKLRLNDASFSFEMESSAALGFGFRCGFLGLLHLEIIQERLTREYDLDLITTAPSVVYKLKLGHTKNEAAKEIELHNPADMPDPNRIDEIQEPWIEAVIYVPDEYLGPILKLCQDRRGVQKNLTYVGGRAQITYELPLNEVVFDFYDRLKSISRGYASFDYHQIGHRPGDLVKMSILVNNEPVDALSMIVHRGTAETRGRGMCERLKDLIPRHMFKIPIQAAIGGKVIARETIAALRKDVTAKCYGGDATRKKKLLEKQKEGKKRMREYGNVNIPQEAFIAALRMGDDA, encoded by the coding sequence ATGACCACGCCTCTCTCGCACATCCGCAATTTCAGCATTATCGCCCATATCGACCATGGCAAGTCGACGCTCGCCGACCGGCTGATCCAGTTCACCGGGGGGCTGACCGCGCGCGAGATGTCGGCGCAAGTCCTTGATAATATGGATATCGAGAAGGAGCGCGGGATCACCATCAAGGCGCAGACGGTGCGCCTCAAATATACCGCGAAGGACGGCGAGACCTACGAGCTCAACCTGATGGATACGCCCGGCCACGTCGACTTCGCCTATGAAGTGTCGCGGTCGCTCGCCGCGTGCGAGGGCGCTCTGCTCGTCGTCGACGCGGCGCAGGGCGTCGAGGCGCAGACGCTCGCCAACGTCTATCAGTCGATCGAGCATGATCATGAGATCGTGCCGGTGATCAACAAGATCGACCTGCCCGCCGCCGACGTCGACAAGGTGAAGGCCGAGATCGAGGATATCATCGGCCTGCCCGCCGACGATGCGGTGCTCGCCAGCGCCAAGGCGGGGATCGGCATCGAGGAAGCGCTCGAGGCGATCGTCACCCGCATCCCGCCGCCAAAGGGCGACGCGACCGCACCGCTCGTCGCGATGCTCGTCGACAGCTGGTACGACCCCTACCTGGGGGTCGTCATCCTCGTTCGCGTCGTCGACGGCGTGCTGAAAAAGGGCCAGCAGATCAAGTTCATGCAGGCGGGCACCACCCACCTGATCGACCGCGTCGGCTGTTTCACGCCAAAGCGCGAGGAACTGACCGAGATCGGCGCCGGCGAGATCGGCTTTATCACCGCGCAGATCAAGGACGTCGCGCAGGCGCGCGTCGGCGACACGGTGACCGATGCGAAAAAACCGGCGGCGCAGGCGCTGCCGGGGTTCAAGGAAGTCCAGCCGGTCGTCTTCTGCGGCATGTTCCCGACCGACGCGAACGACTTCGAGAAATTGCGCGAGAGCATCCAGAAGCTTCGCCTCAACGATGCGTCGTTCAGCTTCGAGATGGAGAGCAGCGCCGCATTGGGCTTCGGCTTTCGCTGCGGTTTCCTCGGCCTGCTCCACCTCGAGATCATCCAGGAGCGGCTGACCCGCGAATATGACCTCGACCTGATCACCACCGCGCCGTCGGTGGTCTACAAGCTGAAGCTCGGCCATACGAAGAACGAGGCGGCGAAGGAGATCGAACTCCACAACCCCGCCGACATGCCCGACCCCAACCGCATCGACGAAATCCAGGAGCCGTGGATCGAGGCGGTGATCTATGTGCCCGACGAATATCTCGGCCCGATCCTGAAGCTGTGCCAGGACCGGCGCGGGGTGCAGAAGAATCTGACCTATGTCGGCGGCCGCGCGCAGATCACCTATGAACTGCCGCTCAACGAAGTCGTGTTCGACTTCTATGACCGGCTGAAGAGCATCAGCCGTGGCTATGCGTCGTTCGACTATCACCAGATCGGCCACCGCCCCGGCGACCTCGTCAAGATGAGCATCCTCGTCAACAACGAGCCGGTCGACGCGCTGAGCATGATCGTCCACCGCGGCACCGCCGAAACCCGCGGCCGCGGCATGTGCGAACGGCTCAAGGACCTGATCCCCCGCCACATGTTCAAGATCCCGATCCAGGCGGCGATCGGCGGCAAGGTGATCGCCCGCGAAACCATCGCGGCGCTGCGCAAGGACGTGACCGCCAAATGCTATGGCGGCGACGCGACGCGCAAGAAAAAGCTCCTCGAAAAGCAGAAGGAGGGCAAGAAGCGGATGCGCGAATATGGCAATGTCAACATCCCGCAGGAGGCGTTCATCGCCGCGCTGCGGATGGGGGACGATGCCTGA
- a CDS encoding transposase: MPRPIDPPAGPVHDLAEVAARLDESGVDLADEDSLARCTHLLAGLSRNRLFLADRVIAELKASYADQLAASRYSAQVFLLHRSPRGFFLRANLWPAATDAVYAASGAAAFAYDVPHDHNFHFLTTGYWGPGYVSDYYDYDAEAVDGRLGEPLNLKFVERSRLSEGKMMLYRAHRDVHSQLPPERLSVSLNIMDEGEHIPWRDQYIVDLEHGTIARRPTLTGGEMLLRCAVHLSDNGQDIAEQFAQAHPVPRVRANAIAALAAVAEGEGRAAVLERGLRDDDARVRDDCARWLAL; this comes from the coding sequence ATGCCCCGCCCGATCGATCCCCCCGCCGGCCCCGTCCATGATCTCGCCGAAGTCGCGGCGCGGCTCGACGAAAGCGGCGTCGATCTCGCCGACGAGGACAGCCTCGCGCGCTGCACCCATCTTCTCGCCGGCCTGTCGCGCAACCGCTTGTTTCTGGCCGATCGCGTCATCGCCGAACTCAAGGCAAGCTACGCCGACCAGCTCGCGGCGAGCCGCTATTCGGCGCAGGTCTTTCTCCTCCATCGCAGCCCGCGTGGTTTCTTCCTGCGCGCCAACCTCTGGCCCGCCGCGACCGACGCCGTTTACGCGGCCAGCGGCGCGGCGGCTTTCGCTTATGACGTGCCGCACGACCATAATTTCCACTTCCTGACCACCGGCTATTGGGGGCCCGGCTATGTCAGCGACTATTATGACTATGACGCCGAAGCGGTCGATGGCCGCCTAGGCGAGCCGCTGAACCTCAAATTTGTCGAACGCAGTCGTTTGAGCGAAGGCAAGATGATGCTCTACCGCGCCCACCGCGACGTCCACAGCCAACTCCCGCCCGAGCGGTTGTCGGTCAGCCTCAACATCATGGACGAGGGTGAGCATATCCCGTGGCGCGACCAATATATCGTCGATCTGGAGCATGGCACGATCGCCAGGCGTCCGACGCTGACCGGCGGCGAAATGCTGCTCCGCTGCGCCGTCCACCTGAGCGACAACGGCCAGGATATCGCCGAACAGTTCGCGCAGGCCCACCCGGTGCCAAGGGTGCGCGCGAACGCGATTGCCGCATTGGCGGCAGTCGCGGAGGGCGAGGGGAGGGCGGCGGTGCTGGAGCGCGGGCTGCGCGATGACGACGCGCGGGTCAGGGACGATTGCGCGCGGTGGCTGGCGCTCTAA
- a CDS encoding GIY-YIG nuclease family protein encodes MHADFQPCAYIMASARHGTLYTGVTSHLIQRICQHRDGSLDGFTKRYGVKTLVWFELAGTMHAAITREKQIKNWQRKWKIELIEATNPDWRDLAEELGLASLSPPSSSRT; translated from the coding sequence ATGCACGCCGACTTCCAGCCCTGCGCCTATATCATGGCCAGCGCGCGCCACGGCACGCTCTACACCGGCGTCACCTCGCACCTGATCCAGCGCATCTGCCAGCATCGCGACGGCAGCCTCGACGGCTTCACCAAACGTTATGGCGTCAAGACGCTCGTCTGGTTCGAACTCGCCGGGACGATGCACGCCGCGATTACGCGCGAGAAGCAGATCAAGAACTGGCAGCGCAAGTGGAAGATCGAGCTGATCGAGGCGACGAACCCGGACTGGCGCGATTTGGCCGAGGAACTGGGGTTGGCGTCGCTGTCCCCACCCTCGTCATCCCGGACTTGA
- a CDS encoding DUF1153 domain-containing protein, giving the protein MIENQKIRPAQVIGPLGEPMTLDSLPPANTTRWVVRRKAEVVAAVNGGLLTVDEVCERYGLTLEEFAGWQRSIDRSGMPGLRVTRIQHYRDLYERQQRF; this is encoded by the coding sequence ATGATCGAGAATCAGAAAATCCGGCCCGCACAGGTCATCGGTCCGCTCGGCGAACCGATGACGCTCGACTCGCTGCCGCCGGCGAACACCACCCGCTGGGTCGTTCGCCGCAAGGCAGAGGTCGTGGCTGCGGTCAATGGCGGTCTCCTGACCGTCGATGAGGTGTGCGAACGCTATGGCCTGACGCTCGAAGAGTTTGCCGGCTGGCAGCGGTCGATCGACCGCAGCGGCATGCCGGGCCTGCGCGTCACCCGCATCCAGCACTATCGCGATCTTTACGAGCGCCAGCAGCGCTTCTGA
- a CDS encoding nuclear transport factor 2 family protein: MPTREEMIATIDRAFAARAAGDIEVMNAIWAEGATYAMEGAEALMTRYPTGPGDAPAAIERLADLLDAADVERVDTIVEGNRAAVLWRARFSNGRDAPRTLQLFSRWEFDDAGRVARMHEYADTATLAAMIAE; the protein is encoded by the coding sequence ATGCCGACACGCGAGGAGATGATCGCCACGATCGACCGTGCCTTCGCGGCGCGCGCGGCGGGCGATATCGAGGTGATGAACGCCATCTGGGCCGAAGGCGCGACCTATGCGATGGAAGGCGCCGAGGCGCTGATGACGCGCTATCCGACCGGGCCGGGCGACGCGCCGGCCGCGATCGAGCGGCTCGCCGACCTGCTCGACGCCGCCGATGTCGAGCGTGTCGACACGATCGTCGAGGGGAATCGCGCTGCCGTGCTCTGGCGCGCGCGCTTTTCCAACGGCCGCGACGCGCCGCGCACGTTGCAGCTTTTTTCGCGTTGGGAGTTCGACGATGCGGGCCGCGTCGCCCGGATGCACGAATATGCCGACACCGCGACGCTTGCCGCGATGATCGCCGAATAG
- the mnmA gene encoding tRNA 2-thiouridine(34) synthase MnmA — MIETISPPAGAIRADFQLAEPLKDRRVVVAMSGGVDSSVVAALAARSGAEVIGVTLQLYDHGAKAKRVGACCAGQDIRDARAVADRLGFAHHVHDHESRFRDTVIDQFADEYLNGRTPIPCVRCNMGVKFTDLFQLAKDLGADCLATGHYVRRMMGPAGAELHRAVDPARDQSYFLFATTQEQLDFLRFPLGGLEKSVVREIARDLGLGVAGKPDSQDICFVPDGDYATLVRKLRPEADDQGEIVHVDGRLLGAHRGLIHYTVGQRRGIEIGGQAEPLYVVRLDAAAKRVIVGPRRALAVSGARLGEANWLGAVDGRSVLAKVRSMARPVPARIEGDRLIFGAPEYGVAPGQAAVLYDAADASRVLGGGWIDETFPAE; from the coding sequence ATGATCGAGACGATTTCCCCCCCTGCCGGCGCTATCCGCGCCGACTTTCAGCTCGCCGAACCGTTGAAGGACCGGCGAGTCGTCGTCGCGATGTCGGGCGGCGTCGATTCGAGCGTCGTCGCCGCGCTCGCCGCGCGGTCGGGCGCCGAGGTGATAGGCGTGACCCTCCAGCTCTATGATCATGGCGCCAAGGCAAAGCGCGTCGGCGCCTGCTGCGCGGGGCAGGACATCCGCGATGCGCGCGCGGTCGCCGACCGGCTGGGCTTCGCACATCATGTCCACGACCATGAAAGCCGCTTTCGCGATACGGTGATCGACCAGTTCGCCGACGAATATCTGAACGGCCGCACGCCGATCCCGTGCGTGCGCTGCAACATGGGGGTGAAGTTCACCGACCTGTTCCAGCTCGCCAAGGATCTGGGTGCCGACTGCCTGGCGACCGGCCATTATGTCCGCCGCATGATGGGGCCCGCGGGCGCCGAGCTGCACCGCGCGGTCGATCCGGCGCGCGACCAGAGCTATTTCCTGTTCGCGACGACGCAGGAACAGCTCGATTTCCTGCGCTTCCCGCTCGGCGGGCTCGAAAAGAGCGTGGTGCGCGAGATCGCGCGCGACCTCGGCCTCGGCGTCGCGGGCAAGCCCGACAGCCAGGACATCTGTTTCGTCCCCGATGGCGATTATGCGACTCTGGTCAGGAAGCTGCGCCCCGAGGCCGACGACCAGGGCGAAATCGTCCATGTCGATGGCCGCCTGCTCGGCGCGCATCGCGGCCTGATTCATTATACCGTCGGCCAGCGCCGCGGGATCGAGATCGGCGGGCAGGCCGAACCGCTCTATGTCGTCCGTCTCGATGCCGCGGCGAAGCGGGTGATCGTCGGGCCGCGGCGCGCGCTCGCGGTGTCGGGCGCGCGGCTGGGCGAAGCGAACTGGCTCGGCGCGGTCGACGGACGGTCGGTGCTCGCCAAGGTGCGCAGCATGGCAAGGCCCGTGCCCGCACGGATCGAAGGCGACCGGTTGATTTTCGGCGCTCCCGAATATGGCGTCGCGCCGGGGCAGGCGGCGGTGCTCTATGATGCCGCCGACGCCAGCCGCGTTCTCGGCGGGGGCTGGATCGACGAAACCTTCCCCGCGGAATAG
- a CDS encoding ribonucleotide-diphosphate reductase subunit beta, whose amino-acid sequence MSLLESRKTYKPFEYPWAFDFWKRQQQIHWVPEEVPLGEDCRDWAQKISDHERNLLTQIFRFFTQADIEVQDCYHDKYGRVFKPTEIKMMLTAFSNMETVHIAAYSHLLDTVGMPESEYGMFLEYEEMRAKHDYMQQFGVDNDEDIARTLAMFGGFTEGLQLFASFAMLMNFPRFNKMKGMGQIISWSIRDESLHCEGIIKLFHTFVKERGCLTKAVKEDIIDTCQKTVRLEDAFIDLAFEQGPVPGMTPKEIKRYIRYIADWRLGQLGFQPIYMIDEHPLPWLAPLLNGVEHANFFETRATEYSKGATRGEWNNVWSSFDSRKKAKANDDATPVITAETDGEDMFAKAGIAAE is encoded by the coding sequence ATGTCCCTTCTAGAATCCCGCAAGACCTACAAGCCCTTCGAATATCCCTGGGCGTTCGATTTCTGGAAGCGCCAGCAGCAGATCCACTGGGTTCCCGAGGAAGTGCCGCTGGGCGAGGATTGCCGCGACTGGGCGCAGAAGATCAGCGACCATGAGCGCAACCTGCTCACCCAGATTTTCCGCTTCTTCACCCAGGCCGATATCGAGGTGCAGGATTGCTACCACGATAAATATGGCCGCGTGTTCAAGCCGACCGAGATCAAGATGATGCTGACCGCGTTCAGCAACATGGAAACCGTGCATATCGCCGCTTACTCGCACCTGCTCGACACCGTCGGCATGCCCGAAAGCGAATATGGCATGTTCCTCGAATATGAGGAGATGCGCGCCAAGCACGACTATATGCAACAGTTCGGCGTCGACAATGACGAGGATATTGCGCGCACGCTGGCGATGTTCGGCGGCTTTACCGAAGGCTTGCAGCTCTTCGCCAGCTTCGCGATGCTGATGAACTTCCCGCGCTTCAACAAGATGAAGGGCATGGGCCAGATCATCAGTTGGTCGATCCGCGACGAAAGCCTCCACTGCGAAGGCATCATCAAGCTGTTCCATACCTTCGTCAAGGAACGCGGCTGCCTGACCAAGGCGGTGAAGGAAGACATCATCGACACCTGCCAGAAGACGGTGCGGCTCGAGGATGCGTTCATCGACCTCGCGTTCGAACAGGGGCCCGTCCCCGGCATGACGCCCAAAGAGATCAAGCGCTATATCCGCTACATCGCCGACTGGCGCCTGGGGCAGCTCGGTTTCCAGCCGATCTACATGATCGACGAACACCCCCTCCCCTGGCTCGCCCCGCTGCTCAACGGCGTCGAGCACGCCAATTTCTTCGAAACCCGCGCGACCGAATATAGCAAGGGCGCGACCCGCGGCGAGTGGAACAATGTCTGGTCGAGCTTCGACAGCCGCAAGAAGGCCAAGGCGAACGACGACGCGACCCCCGTCATCACCGCCGAAACCGACGGCGAGGACATGTTCGCAAAGGCAGGCATCGCCGCCGAATGA
- a CDS encoding DUF2171 domain-containing protein yields MAEHDHSAIKEHMNVIGADGVHVGTVDHLDGERIKLTKADSGNGKHHYLPAGLVAAVEGDTVRLSANAANAVDLFEEAE; encoded by the coding sequence ATGGCCGAGCATGATCACAGCGCGATCAAGGAACATATGAACGTCATCGGCGCCGATGGCGTCCATGTCGGCACCGTCGATCATCTCGACGGCGAGCGGATCAAGCTGACCAAGGCCGACAGCGGCAACGGCAAGCATCATTATCTGCCCGCCGGGCTTGTCGCCGCGGTCGAGGGCGACACGGTGCGCCTGTCGGCGAATGCCGCCAACGCGGTCGACCTGTTCGAGGAAGCCGAATAG
- a CDS encoding sulfatase-like hydrolase/transferase, which produces MDSTNRSKAPQPWRAGWGRMAAALLLFAAGYAAANRFQLTHAILYRWAAGDRASAIAAFLFMAFQGAVFLAALLLFPRRWATALLALAGASVLVNIGYSQIVGSLLDDGSFAWMIGEARQAGHAAGQFGDQFLWVGAQVAAALALFVAARAIARGGGRLPWGKGIAAGLLALLIFPSILYRTFEVRPESAERSVYGLGWDLLRAPPPPPRDPIDMAPDPDAKAPRHIVWLVDESVAEAPFARLIAPGLAGMPHVDFGTAAALGNCSAPAQVALRSGVDVRRVTAASDLRRTPSIWAYARAAGYRTMLIDGQATGAPQNLMLPPERALIDDYRSMVGGIDTDLQIADTLNAQMKRAGKSFTYVVLQGVHFQYRDHYPAGAIPADSPVGLQYDTALRWSKGRFFDHLLAGVDREAVAIVYTSDHGQNLTPGRLPHCSPEAVTDEFRVPLIAFLPTGEAARYAAAPKTGHSASQIFPAMLGWMGYDRAKAAARYDRDLDRPTARYVWFGRTVVPVTAGGDIELTAGPAFPGAARR; this is translated from the coding sequence ATGGATTCGACGAACCGCAGCAAAGCGCCGCAACCATGGCGCGCCGGGTGGGGACGGATGGCGGCGGCCTTGCTGTTGTTCGCCGCCGGCTATGCGGCCGCGAACCGCTTCCAACTGACCCATGCCATCCTCTATCGCTGGGCCGCGGGCGACCGCGCGAGCGCGATCGCCGCCTTTTTGTTCATGGCGTTCCAGGGGGCCGTATTCCTCGCCGCGCTCCTGCTTTTCCCGCGCCGCTGGGCGACGGCGCTGCTCGCCCTCGCGGGCGCGTCGGTCCTGGTCAACATTGGTTACAGCCAGATCGTCGGCAGCCTCCTCGACGACGGCTCCTTTGCCTGGATGATCGGCGAAGCGCGGCAGGCGGGGCATGCGGCGGGCCAGTTCGGGGACCAATTTCTGTGGGTCGGCGCGCAGGTCGCGGCGGCGCTTGCGCTGTTCGTCGCGGCGCGCGCGATCGCGCGGGGCGGCGGCCGACTGCCGTGGGGGAAGGGGATCGCGGCGGGGCTGCTCGCGCTGCTCATCTTCCCGAGCATCCTCTATCGCACGTTCGAGGTTCGGCCCGAAAGCGCCGAACGCAGCGTCTATGGCCTCGGCTGGGATCTGCTGCGCGCGCCGCCGCCGCCGCCGCGTGACCCGATCGACATGGCGCCCGACCCCGATGCGAAAGCGCCGCGCCATATCGTGTGGCTGGTCGATGAAAGCGTTGCCGAGGCGCCCTTCGCGCGGCTGATCGCACCGGGACTGGCCGGGATGCCGCATGTCGATTTCGGCACCGCGGCGGCGCTCGGCAATTGCAGCGCGCCCGCGCAGGTCGCGCTGCGATCGGGGGTCGATGTGCGGCGCGTGACGGCGGCGAGCGACCTTCGGCGCACCCCCTCGATCTGGGCCTACGCCCGCGCCGCCGGCTATCGCACGATGCTGATCGACGGGCAGGCGACGGGGGCGCCGCAGAATCTGATGCTGCCGCCCGAGCGTGCGCTGATCGATGATTATCGCTCGATGGTCGGCGGGATCGATACCGATCTCCAGATCGCCGACACGCTCAATGCGCAGATGAAGCGCGCGGGCAAGAGCTTCACCTATGTCGTGCTGCAAGGGGTGCATTTTCAGTATCGCGACCATTATCCGGCGGGCGCGATCCCCGCGGACAGCCCGGTCGGCCTGCAATATGACACCGCGCTGCGTTGGTCGAAGGGCCGCTTTTTCGACCATCTGCTCGCCGGGGTCGATCGCGAAGCGGTCGCCATCGTCTACACCTCCGACCATGGGCAGAATCTGACGCCGGGCAGGCTGCCGCATTGCAGTCCCGAAGCGGTGACCGACGAATTTCGCGTGCCGCTAATCGCATTCCTGCCGACTGGCGAGGCCGCGCGCTATGCCGCGGCGCCGAAAACGGGCCATTCGGCGAGCCAGATCTTTCCGGCGATGCTCGGCTGGATGGGCTATGACCGGGCCAAGGCGGCGGCGCGATACGACCGCGACCTCGACCGGCCGACCGCGCGCTATGTCTGGTTCGGCCGCACCGTGGTGCCGGTGACCGCAGGCGGCGACATCGAACTCACCGCCGGTCCTGCCTTCCCCGGCGCCGCACGCCGATAG
- a CDS encoding thermonuclease family protein encodes MARSLFPPRPSHRKARVSRPRFRSQGRNRGDHFALWLALVVCGGFAGTLAALQAGSVQQVAAAMPLLAGAGPARDGLSARFGFCHTGGGRNCVVDGDTFWFEGEKYRVADIDTPETHPARCAREAALGKAATERLRRWLNAGAFSLESIDRDTDRYGRRLRIVTRGGTSVGDALVGDGLARRWEGYRRPWC; translated from the coding sequence ATGGCCCGATCGCTCTTTCCGCCTCGCCCATCGCATCGCAAGGCGCGTGTATCCCGGCCGCGATTTCGGTCCCAAGGCCGAAATCGGGGCGATCACTTCGCTCTGTGGCTGGCGCTTGTCGTCTGCGGCGGCTTTGCCGGGACGCTGGCGGCGTTGCAGGCCGGTTCCGTCCAACAGGTGGCCGCCGCAATGCCCTTGCTTGCCGGCGCCGGGCCGGCCCGCGACGGCCTGTCAGCCCGCTTTGGCTTCTGCCACACGGGCGGCGGCCGCAATTGCGTCGTCGATGGCGACACCTTCTGGTTCGAGGGTGAGAAATATCGCGTCGCCGACATCGACACCCCCGAAACCCATCCCGCGCGCTGCGCCAGGGAGGCGGCGCTCGGCAAGGCGGCGACCGAACGGCTGCGGCGCTGGTTGAACGCTGGCGCGTTCAGCCTCGAGAGCATCGATCGCGACACCGACCGCTATGGCCGCAGGCTGCGCATCGTGACGCGCGGCGGCACGAGCGTCGGCGACGCGCTGGTCGGCGACGGGCTCGCGCGGCGCTGGGAAGGCTATCGCCGCCCCTGGTGCTGA